Proteins from one Rosa chinensis cultivar Old Blush chromosome 7, RchiOBHm-V2, whole genome shotgun sequence genomic window:
- the LOC112179800 gene encoding DEAD-box ATP-dependent RNA helicase 5, with the protein MGRKLKDPSTLSDPEAQEATNHREAKAEKKKKKHKNKHRDEEEEEDDQLSPPKRKLEEENSDSKKKKKKHKKSKESVNNEEEPKRNGEVEESNSTDAVVMVTGKDADEAKYKPLDSFAESKLPSEVLQCCVNFQRPSPIQSRAWPFLLDGRDFIGIAKTGSGKTLAFGIPAINQVLNKRNGKFSRGRYPLCLVLAPTRELAQQISDVLVEAGKSCGVESVCLYGGTSKGPQISSLKSGVDIVIGTPGRLKDLIEMGLCCLKEVSFAVLDEADRMLDMGFEPEVRYILGQTCSARQMVMFSATWPPSVHQLAQEFMDPNPVKVVVGSEDLAANHDVLQIVEVLDDRSRDGRLVALLEKYHKSKGNRVLVFVLYKMEATRVENMLQRGGWKVCSIHGDKAQNQRTQALSLFKQGSCPLMIATDVAARGLDIPDVEVVINYSFPLTTEDYVHRIGRTGRAGKKGVAHTFFTHHNKGLAGELVNVLKEAGQNVPADLLKFGTHVKKKESKLYGAHFREISADAPKAKKITFADSDDED; encoded by the exons ATGGGTCGGAAGCTCAAAGACCCCTCAACTCTCAGCGACCCAGAAGCCCAGGAAGCCACGAACCACCGCGAAGCCAAAgccgagaagaagaaaaagaagcacaaaaacaaacacagagacgaagaagaagaagaagatgaccaACTCAGTCCTCCTAAGCGAAAGTTGGAGGAAGAAAATTCAGAttctaaaaagaagaagaagaagcacaagAAATCGAAAGAGAGCGTAAACAATGAGGAGGAGCCGAAGAGAAATGGAGAAGTGGAAGAGAGTAATTCCACGGATGCGGTTGTGATGGTTACTGGGAAAGATGCTGATGAAGCCAAATACAAGCCGTTGGATTCGTTTGCGGAGTCGAAGCTTCCCAGTGAGGTTTTACAGTGCTGTGTGAATTTCCAGAGACCTTCTCCGATTCAGTCCCGGGCGTGGCCTTTCTTGTTGGACGGTCGTGATTTTATCGGGATTGCGAAAACTGGGTCAG GTAAGACTTTGGCGTTTGGGATACCGGCTATTAATCAGGTGTTGAATAAGAGGAATGGTAAGTTTTCGAGGGGGAGATATCCTCTTTGTCTTGTGCTCGCACCTACAAGGGAGCTAGCTCAACAA ATTTCAGATGTACTGGTTGAGGCTGGGAAATCTTGTGGTGTGGAATCAGTTTGTTTGTATGGAGGAACATCTAAAGGACCTCAAATATCTTCTCTGAAATCTGGTGTG GACATTGTTATTGGAACACCTGGTCGTTTGAAGGATCTCATTGAAATGGGTTTGTGTTGCCTTAAGGAAGTATCTTTTGCG GTCCTTGATGAAGCAGATAGAATGCTTGACATGGGATTTGAACCTGAAGTCCGCTATATACTGGGACAGACATGCTCGG CTCGCCAAATGGTAATGTTCAGCGCAACTTGGCCTCCATCTGTTCATCAGTTAGCTCAGGAGTTCATGGATCCTAATCCAGTTAAG GTGGTTGTTGGTTCAGAGGATTTAGCTGCCAACCATGATGTCCTGCAGATAGTCGAG GTCTTGGATGATCGATCTCGCGATGGGCGTTTGGTTGCTTTGCTAGAAAAATACCACAAATCCAAAGG AAACAGAGTTTTGGTGTTTGTCTTGTACAAAATGGAAGCTACTCGTGTTGAAAATATGCTGCAAAGAGG GGGTTGGAAGGTCTGTTCTATACATGGTGATAAAGCACAAAATCAGCGCACACAGGCACTATCTCTATTTAAGCAGGGAAGCTGTCCCTTGATG ATTGCTACTGATGTGGCTGCTCGGGGATTAGATATCCCAGATGTTGAGGTAGTGATTAACTATAGTTTTCCACTCACTACCGAGGATTATGTCCACAGAATTGGGCGTACTGGACGGGCTGGTAAGAAGGGTGTCGCTCATACCTTTTTCACTCATCACAACAAG GGACTTGCTGGGGAGCTGGTCAATGTTCTCAAAGAAGCTGGGCAAAATGTGCCAGCTGACTTGTTGAAGTTTGGCACTCATGTAAAGAAAAAG GAATCCAAACTTTATGGGGCTCACTTCAGAGAAATTTCTGCCGATGCTCCAAAGGCTAAAAAGATCACATTCGCTGACTCTGATGATGAAGACTAA